One segment of Thermosynechococcus sp. HN-54 DNA contains the following:
- the purL gene encoding phosphoribosylformylglycinamidine synthase subunit PurL, protein MSQPPLVTEAEIAAEGLKPQEYAEIVRRLGRHPNRAELGMFGVMWSEHCCYKNSRPLLKQFPTQGARVLVGPGENAGVVDLGDGLRLAFKIESHNHPSAIEPFQGAATGVGGILRDIFTMGARPIALLNALRFGDLKEPKTQQLVKGVVAGIAHYGNCAGVPTVGGEVYFDPCYAGNPLVNAMALGLMETPEIVKSAASGIGNPVLYVGSTTGRDGMGGASFASAELTDDSTRDRPAVQVGDPFMEKCLIEACLEAFQTGAVVAAQDMGAAGLTCSTSEMAAKGGVGIELDLDKVPVREQGMVPYEFLLSESQERMLFVAAQGREAELIEIFHRWGLQAVVVGRVIAEPVVRVLYRGEVAAEVPARALAEETPVYERQCPSEPPLYVQQARQWSVAQLALPARSPAEILLTLLATPSMASKAWVYRQYDHEVQNNTLVFPGDADAAVIRLRGTSKGIAATVDCPSRYVYLDPYEGGKAAVAEAARNLSCVGAEPLAVTDNLNFGSPETPVGYWQLANACRGLAEACRALETPVTGGNVSLYNETIDSNGQPQPIYPTPVVGMVGLLPDLQRVLGQGWRAAGDGIYLLGLPLTTPLSDPRISLGGSEYLAQIHGLVAGCPPQIDLDLEQRVQAVCRYGIQQGWLASAHDLSEGGLAVALAESCLSGQRGATIQLPEGVYPRWDALLFAEGGARILVSVPPTEQTVWEAYVQAQLPNAWTRLGVVNGEHTELCIDTCDHSPLIRVTMEELALAWRSPLPKYLD, encoded by the coding sequence ATGAGCCAACCCCCCCTCGTCACTGAGGCTGAGATTGCTGCTGAAGGTCTCAAGCCCCAAGAATATGCTGAAATTGTCCGCCGTCTTGGCCGCCATCCCAACCGCGCGGAATTGGGCATGTTTGGCGTCATGTGGTCGGAGCATTGCTGCTACAAAAACTCGCGGCCGCTGCTCAAGCAGTTTCCCACCCAAGGGGCACGGGTACTGGTCGGGCCTGGTGAAAATGCCGGCGTTGTAGACTTAGGGGATGGCTTGCGCCTTGCTTTTAAGATTGAGTCCCACAACCATCCCTCGGCCATTGAACCCTTCCAAGGGGCAGCGACGGGGGTCGGTGGCATCCTGCGGGATATTTTTACGATGGGGGCGCGTCCCATTGCTCTACTGAACGCCCTGCGCTTTGGGGATCTCAAGGAGCCAAAAACCCAACAATTGGTGAAAGGCGTCGTGGCGGGTATTGCCCACTACGGCAACTGTGCCGGTGTGCCCACGGTGGGGGGGGAGGTGTATTTTGACCCCTGCTATGCGGGCAACCCCTTGGTGAATGCCATGGCCTTGGGACTCATGGAAACCCCAGAGATTGTCAAATCGGCAGCCAGTGGTATTGGTAATCCAGTTCTCTATGTGGGATCCACCACAGGTCGTGATGGCATGGGGGGGGCAAGTTTTGCCAGTGCCGAGCTGACAGATGACTCCACGCGCGATCGCCCGGCGGTGCAAGTGGGGGATCCCTTCATGGAAAAATGCCTCATTGAAGCCTGCCTTGAAGCCTTTCAAACCGGGGCAGTGGTAGCCGCCCAAGATATGGGGGCAGCGGGGTTGACTTGCTCGACATCGGAAATGGCCGCCAAAGGGGGTGTCGGCATTGAGCTGGACTTGGACAAGGTGCCCGTGCGCGAACAGGGAATGGTGCCCTACGAGTTTTTACTCTCGGAATCCCAAGAACGCATGCTCTTTGTTGCTGCCCAAGGCCGCGAAGCGGAACTCATTGAGATTTTCCATCGTTGGGGCTTGCAGGCAGTGGTTGTGGGACGTGTCATTGCCGAGCCGGTGGTGCGGGTGCTTTACCGTGGCGAGGTGGCCGCAGAGGTGCCTGCCCGTGCCCTTGCTGAAGAGACCCCCGTCTATGAGCGGCAGTGTCCCAGTGAGCCGCCTCTCTATGTCCAACAGGCACGGCAATGGTCAGTGGCTCAATTGGCGCTACCGGCGCGATCGCCCGCAGAAATCTTGCTCACCCTCCTAGCAACGCCCAGTATGGCCTCCAAAGCATGGGTCTATCGCCAGTACGATCACGAAGTGCAAAACAATACCCTCGTCTTCCCCGGCGATGCCGATGCGGCAGTAATTCGTCTGCGGGGCACCTCCAAAGGGATTGCGGCGACGGTGGATTGCCCCAGTCGCTATGTGTATTTGGATCCCTACGAAGGGGGTAAAGCGGCCGTGGCCGAAGCTGCTCGTAATCTGAGTTGTGTGGGGGCGGAGCCTCTTGCCGTCACCGATAACCTCAACTTTGGCAGTCCAGAAACGCCCGTGGGTTACTGGCAGTTGGCCAATGCCTGTCGCGGTCTTGCGGAGGCCTGTCGTGCCCTAGAAACCCCCGTCACGGGTGGCAATGTCTCCCTCTACAACGAAACAATTGATAGCAATGGCCAACCACAGCCGATTTATCCGACCCCGGTGGTGGGGATGGTGGGGTTGCTTCCGGACTTGCAGCGGGTGCTTGGTCAAGGCTGGCGAGCCGCCGGCGATGGCATTTACCTGTTGGGCTTGCCCCTGACCACACCTCTGAGTGATCCTCGCATTAGCCTTGGCGGCTCAGAGTACCTTGCCCAAATCCATGGCTTGGTGGCCGGTTGTCCACCCCAGATTGATTTAGACCTTGAGCAGCGGGTGCAGGCGGTGTGTCGCTATGGCATTCAGCAGGGTTGGCTGGCCAGTGCTCATGATTTGAGTGAGGGTGGATTGGCGGTAGCTTTGGCAGAAAGCTGTCTCAGTGGGCAGCGCGGAGCAACGATTCAGTTGCCAGAGGGTGTCTATCCCCGGTGGGATGCCCTCCTGTTTGCTGAGGGGGGAGCGCGGATTTTGGTCTCTGTGCCACCAACGGAACAGACAGTGTGGGAAGCCTATGTGCAGGCGCAACTGCCCAATGCTTGGACACGCCTAGGGGTTGTTAATGGTGAACATACAGAACTGTGTATTGACACCTGTGACCATTCTCCGCTCATCAGGGTTACGATGGAAGAGCTAGCTCTTGCGTGGCGATCGCCCCTGCCGAAGTATTTGGACTAA
- a CDS encoding GNAT family N-acetyltransferase produces MSFWKSLFNSQPTTSATTTSPSLSSQVERDNGTESQIIFSKDKDIDVYELEELCDAVGWSRRPIRKVKKAIQHSFLVISMWEQRGAYRRLIGFSRATSDHAFNATIWDVVVHPEFQGRGLGKELMRQIIKELRSEDISNITLFADPHVVDFYRQLGFRPDPEGIKGMFWYPNSR; encoded by the coding sequence ATGAGCTTCTGGAAATCGCTGTTCAATTCGCAACCGACTACCAGCGCCACCACCACGTCCCCCAGTCTAAGCTCTCAGGTAGAGCGGGACAATGGCACCGAAAGTCAAATTATTTTTAGCAAAGACAAAGATATTGATGTCTATGAACTAGAAGAACTCTGTGATGCCGTTGGCTGGTCACGCCGTCCCATTCGCAAGGTAAAAAAAGCGATTCAGCACAGTTTCCTTGTGATCTCGATGTGGGAGCAGCGGGGCGCCTATCGTCGTCTGATTGGTTTTTCGCGTGCTACCTCCGATCATGCCTTTAATGCCACGATTTGGGATGTGGTGGTACATCCAGAATTTCAGGGGCGGGGGCTGGGCAAAGAATTGATGCGGCAAATTATCAAAGAACTGCGCAGCGAGGACATCAGCAACATTACCCTCTTTGCCGATCCCCATGTTGTGGACTTTTACCGTCAGTTGGGCTTTCGTCCCGATCCCGAGGGGATTAAGGGGATGTTTTGGTACCCCAATTCCCGCTAG
- a CDS encoding Ppx/GppA phosphatase family protein, whose amino-acid sequence MMRPMAAEQHLHLWRPVNLSDRILAAIDVGTNSIHMVVVQIQPSLPSFKIIAAEKDMVRLGERCQITGQLTEEAMKRAIATLRRCRELATGLKAEEIIGVATSAVREAPNGREFLERVKAETGLTIDLISGEEEARRIYLGVLSGLEFNGKPHIIIDIGGGSTELILGDGHEPRYLSSTKVGAVRLTDLFVKSDPISDQDYAALRAYVRGMLDRAVEDLRQHLGPHEKPQLVGTSGTIESLMMIHTCDRLGTCPTSLQGYELTLEDLKALVAKLRRLNFNQRCQLLGMSERRAEIIVAGAVILAEAMEMLGQTSLITCDRALREGIIVDWMLTHGLIEDRLRYQSSVRQRSTYSLAQKFHVNLASSERVADFALTLFDRTQGILHEWTETERELLWAAAILHNAGHYVSHSAHHKHSYYLVRHGGLLGYTDTEIEIIANLCRYHRKSPPKKKHENFRQLVGRRERQIVEQLSAILRLASALDRRQIGAVDHITCEWRALQREFCVQVHPADPSDRCELEIWSVNYKKEPFETQFGVSLKVELVPASSTVLATAVNY is encoded by the coding sequence ATGATGCGTCCAATGGCTGCTGAACAACATCTCCACCTATGGCGACCGGTGAACCTCAGCGATCGCATTCTGGCGGCAATTGATGTCGGGACAAACTCAATTCACATGGTGGTGGTACAAATTCAACCCAGCTTACCCAGCTTCAAAATCATTGCTGCCGAAAAGGATATGGTACGGCTGGGGGAACGCTGCCAAATTACAGGACAACTGACGGAAGAGGCAATGAAGCGGGCGATCGCCACCCTGCGCCGCTGTCGCGAATTGGCCACAGGTCTCAAGGCAGAAGAAATTATTGGCGTGGCCACCAGTGCGGTGCGCGAAGCCCCCAATGGCCGTGAGTTTCTAGAGCGCGTCAAGGCAGAGACCGGCCTGACCATTGATCTCATTTCTGGGGAAGAGGAAGCGCGGCGCATTTATCTAGGGGTACTGTCGGGGCTAGAATTCAACGGCAAGCCTCACATCATCATTGACATTGGGGGTGGTTCCACGGAGTTAATTCTCGGCGATGGCCATGAACCCCGCTACCTCAGCAGCACCAAAGTGGGGGCAGTACGCCTGACGGATTTATTTGTCAAAAGCGATCCCATTAGTGATCAGGACTACGCAGCCCTGCGCGCCTATGTGCGGGGAATGTTGGATCGCGCGGTTGAAGACCTGCGGCAGCATCTCGGTCCCCATGAAAAACCGCAACTGGTGGGTACCTCAGGCACGATTGAAAGCCTAATGATGATTCACACCTGCGATCGCCTTGGTACCTGTCCGACCTCATTGCAGGGCTATGAACTCACCCTAGAGGACTTAAAAGCCCTCGTGGCCAAATTGCGGCGACTCAACTTTAACCAGCGCTGTCAACTCTTGGGGATGTCGGAGCGGCGGGCAGAAATTATTGTTGCTGGAGCGGTGATTCTTGCTGAAGCCATGGAGATGCTCGGCCAAACCAGCCTCATTACCTGCGATCGCGCCCTGCGGGAAGGCATCATTGTGGACTGGATGCTCACCCATGGTCTCATTGAAGACCGTCTCCGCTATCAAAGCTCAGTGCGCCAGCGCAGTACCTACAGTTTGGCGCAAAAATTCCATGTCAATCTCGCCAGTAGCGAACGGGTGGCTGATTTTGCCCTGACGCTGTTCGATCGCACCCAAGGGATTCTCCACGAGTGGACAGAAACAGAGCGCGAACTTCTCTGGGCAGCAGCGATTCTTCACAATGCCGGTCACTACGTCAGCCACTCTGCTCACCATAAACATTCCTACTACCTCGTGCGCCATGGCGGCCTGCTGGGCTACACGGATACGGAAATTGAGATCATTGCTAACCTCTGTCGCTACCACCGCAAGAGTCCCCCCAAGAAAAAGCATGAAAACTTCCGCCAACTGGTGGGACGCCGCGAACGCCAAATTGTCGAGCAACTGAGTGCGATTCTGCGGTTGGCCTCGGCGTTGGATCGGCGACAAATTGGAGCCGTGGATCACATTACCTGTGAGTGGCGTGCTCTACAACGGGAGTTTTGTGTACAGGTGCATCCCGCTGACCCCAGCGATCGCTGTGAGTTGGAAATTTGGAGTGTCAACTACAAAAAAGAACCCTTTGAAACCCAATTTGGCGTCAGTTTGAAGGTGGAATTGGTGCCCGCCAGTAGTACAGTTTTAGCTACAGCGGTGAATTACTGA
- a CDS encoding branched-chain amino acid ABC transporter permease gives MATSALQVLVDGLATGSVYAIFALGYTLVFSILGIINFAHGAVFAIGAYLTYALLGGRFGFNGLLANGQLPFALPFAPALVLSALGCGLLGVGIDWLVFRPLRQQRTDTLLTVVASLGAAVLLTNLIQYLVGAEVYTYPDQLLGGLPLTLHFGDITLRTSQFVILTVAVVLMMVLTYWVKGTRMGKALQAVAENPTAATLLGIDGDRIIQVTFFVSSALAAVAGTLVALSVGITGPQFGVIFGLKGLAVIVLGGLGSLPGTMLAGFLLGLVEAMVPAAASGLRDAAAFAILFLVLLVRPQGLLGQPPVEKV, from the coding sequence GTGGCCACCAGTGCTCTGCAAGTGCTTGTGGATGGATTGGCCACAGGCAGTGTCTATGCCATTTTTGCCCTTGGCTACACGCTTGTGTTCTCAATTTTGGGCATTATCAACTTTGCCCACGGCGCTGTTTTTGCCATTGGTGCCTACCTCACCTATGCCCTCTTAGGGGGGCGGTTTGGCTTTAATGGCCTTTTGGCCAACGGCCAGCTTCCCTTTGCCTTACCCTTTGCCCCGGCTTTGGTTCTGAGTGCCCTTGGCTGTGGTTTGTTGGGGGTGGGCATTGATTGGTTGGTCTTTCGTCCCTTGCGGCAGCAGCGCACTGACACCCTCTTGACTGTGGTGGCGAGTCTTGGGGCAGCCGTTCTCCTCACCAACTTGATCCAGTATTTGGTGGGTGCCGAAGTCTATACCTATCCGGATCAGCTCTTGGGGGGATTGCCGCTAACACTGCATTTCGGCGACATTACCCTGCGCACCAGCCAGTTCGTGATCTTGACAGTGGCAGTGGTCTTAATGATGGTTCTCACTTATTGGGTAAAGGGGACGCGCATGGGAAAAGCCTTACAAGCAGTGGCTGAAAATCCGACAGCCGCAACATTACTCGGCATTGATGGCGATCGCATTATTCAAGTGACCTTTTTTGTCAGCAGTGCCTTAGCGGCCGTTGCTGGTACCCTTGTTGCCCTGAGTGTTGGCATTACAGGGCCGCAGTTTGGCGTCATCTTTGGTCTCAAGGGGTTAGCAGTGATTGTTCTTGGGGGGTTAGGCAGTTTACCGGGGACGATGTTGGCGGGTTTTTTGCTGGGACTGGTGGAGGCAATGGTGCCTGCGGCAGCTTCCGGGTTGCGCGATGCTGCGGCCTTTGCAATTTTATTCTTGGTGCTGCTGGTGCGACCCCAAGGGCTGCTGGGTCAGCCTCCAGTGGAAAAAGTTTAA
- the gcvH gene encoding glycine cleavage system protein GcvH encodes MTLTYPDDLQYLDSHEYLRLEGDTATLGISAFAVDQLGDIVFVELPAVGDTLAPGERFGTIESVKAVEDLYAPLAGTVIAVNQAVIDNPEQIAADPYGEGWLVKVQVSTPPTGLLSAADYRALVEGA; translated from the coding sequence ATGACACTGACCTACCCTGATGATCTTCAATATCTCGACAGCCATGAGTACCTGCGCCTTGAGGGCGATACGGCCACCCTCGGCATTAGTGCCTTTGCTGTGGATCAACTGGGGGATATTGTCTTTGTGGAATTGCCGGCGGTGGGTGATACCCTAGCACCCGGTGAGCGCTTTGGTACGATTGAATCCGTCAAAGCCGTTGAGGATCTCTATGCGCCCCTCGCGGGAACCGTAATTGCGGTCAATCAGGCCGTCATTGACAACCCGGAGCAAATTGCTGCCGATCCCTACGGGGAGGGGTGGTTGGTCAAGGTGCAAGTCAGTACCCCCCCGACAGGACTCCTCTCAGCAGCGGATTATCGTGCCCTTGTGGAAGGAGCTTAG